CCGGGCTCGGCCAATATGCTGACCGCTGCCGCCACGGCGACGGCGAATCAGCTTCCGGTGCTGCTGCTGCCGGGGGATACTTTTGCCACCCGGCAGCCTGATCCGGTGCTCCAGCAGATGGAGCATACCCATAACCTGTCGATTACGGTCAATGACGCCTTCAAGGCGGTCAGCAAATACTGGGACCGGGTGACCCGGCCGGAGCAGCTGATGTCGGCAATGCTGAACGCCATGCGGGTGCTGACTGATCCGGGGGATACCGGAGCGGTGACCATTGCACTGCCGCAGGATGTACAGGGCGAAGCGTGGGACTATCCGGCGGACTTCTTCCGCAAGCGGATTCACCGGGTCATCCCCCGGCTGCCGCATCCGCAGGAGATCGCTGCTGCGGCGGAGCTGATCGCCGGGAAGCAGCGGCCGCTGCTGATCTGCGGCGGGGGCGTACGGTATGGGGATGCCGGGGCGGCGCTGCGCGCTTTTGCCGAGAAATTCGCCATTCCGTTCGGAGAGACCCAAGCCGGCAAAAGCGCCGTAGCCAGCAGCTTCGAATATAACCTCGGCGGCATCGGCGTAACCGGGAACGGCTGCGCGAATGCCCTGGCGCAGGAGGCGGATCTGGTGATCGGCGTCGGTACCCGGTTCACGGATTTCACTACAGCATCCAAGAGTCTGTTCAGTCATCCTGAGGTAGAATTCCTGACGCTGAACGCCTCGCCGTATCATGCGGCGAAGCTGGATGCGCTGGCGGTGGTCTGCGATGCCGCCGAAGGCTTGAACGCGCTGGCCGCAGCGCTGGAGGAGCGGGGCTACCGTTCTGCGTACGGGACTGATATTGCGGAGGCTAAGCAGGCGTGGGCTGTGGAGAGAGAACGGCTGGCTGGTGTGGAATATCCGGGGGATACCGGGAGTAACGGTGTTTTCACCCCTGAGGTGGATGGTCATTTAGATGAGAAGCTGCCGGAGTACGCAGAGACGCTGGGCACTTCGCTGACTCAGACGCAGGTGCTGGGGATCATCAATGAGGTTATTCCGCAGGATGCGATTGTCATTGGAGCCGCAGGCAGTCTGCCGGGAGATATGCAGCGGATGTGGCAAGCGGAGGTGCCGGATACCTACCATATGGAATACGGCTTCTCGTGCATGGGGTATGAGATTGCCGGGGCGCTGGGCATCAAGCTGGCTGAGCCGGAGCGCGAGGTCTACGCGCTGGTCGGGGACGGCAGCTACCAGATGCTGCATTCCGAGCTGGTCACCAGCCTCCAGGAGCAGCGAAAGATCAATGTCCTGCTGCTGGACAATGCCGGGTTCGGCTGCATCAATAATCTGCAGATGGAGCAGGGGATGGACAGCATGGCGACAGAATTCCGCTATCGCGGCGCTGACGGGCAGCTTAGCGGTGACCTGATGCGGATTGACTATGCAGCGAGTGCTGCCGGTTACGGAGTGCAGACCTTCCGCGCCTCGACTGCCGGGGAGCTGCGCCAGGCACTGGCCGCGGCCCGCGAGTCGGAGCGTTCTACGCTGATTGATATCAAGGTGCTGCCGAAGACGATGACCCACGGCTACGGCGCGTGGTGGAATGTCGGAGTAGCGGAAGTGTCCGGCCAGGAGGCGGTGCAGGCGGCGTACAGCCGGAAGCGCAGCGGGCTGGAGCGGGCCCGTAGCTACTGAGCGGGCAGCGCTGCATGTGCGCGGGGAAGGCAGATGCCCGCACAGTGAAAGAAGGAGTCTGCCATACTTGGGATTGTGGAAGGGGTAGAACATGAGCATGTTCCGAGACAATGCCGTCCAGCTGGCCATTGCTCCAATCGCCTGGACGAATGATGATATGCCTGAGCTGGGGGGCGGCAATACGTTCGAGCAGTGCATCAGCGAGATGGCGCTTGCCGGATATGAGGGCAGCGAGGTGGGCAACAAGTATCCCCGCTCCCCGGAGGTGCTGCACCGGGCGCTTGCGCTGCGCGGCCTGCGGATTGCCAGCGCCTGGTTCAGCGCCCACCTGACCGTGCGGCCGTATGAAGAGACGGCGGAAGCTTTCTGTGCACACCGGGATTTCCTGCATGAGATGGGCGCCAAGGTCATAGTCGTATCCGAGCAGGGCCGGAGCATTCAGGGGCAGATGGATACGCCGCTGTTTGCGCATAAGCCGGTTTTTACGGAGGAGGAGTGGGGGGCTCTGGCGGTTGGGCTGGGCGGACTAGGACGGTTGGCGGCGGAGAAGGGCATGACGCTGGTGTATCACCATCACATGGGCACCGGCGTGCAGACCGCAGCGGAGATTGCCCGGCTGATGGCGCTGACGGACCCCGGCGAGGTGTCGCTACTGTATGATACCGGACATCTGGTTTTCTCTGGCGAGAATCCGCTGGAGGTGCTGCGTCAGCATCTGCCCCGGATCAGGCATGTCCACCTGAAGGACATCCGGCCGGAGGTGGTCGAACGGGTGAAGGCAGAGGGGCTTAGCTTCCTGCAAGCGGTAAAAGCCGGAGCCTTCACCGTACCGGGGGACGGCTGTATTGGGTTCGGGGAGATTTTTGCAGAACTGGCTGCTTCCCCGTATACGGGCTGGTTCGTCGTCGAAGCAGAGCAGGACCCCGCGCTGGCCGACCCGCTGGAATATGCGATCAAGGCTCGGAGTTATATCCGCGAGCTTAGCGGGTTGTAGCGGGGTGCAGTCTATAAGTCCAAGGACAATAGTCCTTGGGCTTGCTGGTATTGTGGAAGAGTGGTTACTTAGAGAGGAATACTTCACCCTGCGGGGTGATTTTGTGCGTGTATGAGTTTGTAAACTAATCCTGCACAAATTGCAACAATGTTAATACATATGAGCGGCCTGGGCGGAAATCCTGCTCAAAATGCAACAATGCCAGCTCTAACTTGCTCCAATCACCACAATTCTTGCAAAAACTGCAACAATACTCCACAGCCAGCAACCAATTTAGAAAATTCCTGCAAAATGTGCAACAATGCTGCTCGACGGGAGCGGTGAGTGCGGCGAAAGAGGGCAGGATGCTGGAATGAGAGGGATAAATCCCCCAGAGTTAGCCGGAGGTAGGCGAAACTGTTGGAATGAGAGGGACAAATCCCTCAGAGCCTAGCCGGAGGCAGGCGGAGCGCTGAAATGAGAGGGATAACCCCCTCAAGGTTAGTCCAAAGTTAGTCCCGTCACTCACATTGGCTTTATCTGGTTAGCTGGGGGAGAAGCACATATGCTATAATGGCAGCAATTCGGACCGGGGGGACTTGCTCCCCCTGCGGTTCACCGCCGCAACTCTTTGCGTTGCGGTGAGCATCAAGCCGCCGGGCTGCGGCCCTGGATCTTAACGGTTGTGAGGAGGATGTCTATTGTTCCGTACCTGGTATCGCCGGTTGCTGCTGTCTTATTTCCCTATATTTCTGCTGACGGTGACGATACTCATCTTTGCCTCATTTGTATTCATCAACGACATCTCCCGGATGGAGACGAAGAAGGCGGACCGCATCTCCGCCAGCTATGTAAGGGATAGTGTGGACCGTACGATCAAGGAGGCCGAGCTGTCCGTGCTGGAGGCGGTGGAGCGGAGCGAGGTCTACAAGCGTTATTTCAATACGCAGAGCCAGCCGGATCAGGCGACGGTCTATGCGGTGGCCCAGAGTCTGCGCAATCTGATTCAAGAATCCTCCTATATTCAATCGGTATATTTGTATGACCGCGTGAATGGAAGCGTTTTAACAGAGACGGGGCGGAAGGAGCTTGAGGGCTTCACCGATGAGGACTGGATCAGAGCCATGACTGCATCCGGGAGAGTGCCGGAGGGCTGGCAGCCGGTCAGGGATTACCGTTCGGACCTCTTCCAGCAGACCCCGATCCGTGTGCTGACCACCAATAAAGCGATGCCGCTGCCCTTCGGCTCCGGCGGGGTGCTCGTCATCAATATCAAAATGAGCGCCCTGGAGCAGCTCATCGACAGCATGGTGAACCAGCAGCTCTCCTTCATGACCGTTCTGGACAGCAAGGGGAATACGATCTACCAGGCACATTCCGATGCGGACGGCGCCGCTCACGGCAAGCTGCTCAATACGCTGCATCTGGAACGGAACGGCTGGACGTTCGAGAGCGGAATCAAGGGCGGGAACCTGTTCAGCTGGGTGTCGGTCATCTCCTATCTCTGGGTCGCGATTGCCGTCGGAACGGTGGTCTGTGCGATCCTGTATCTGGTCTATGTGACGCGGCGCAATTACAAGCCGATCCAGGTCATTATGAACCGGATTGAAGGTCACCATATCCGCAAGCTGGACCATTCCACCGACCGGCCGGACGAGATGATGCTGATTGACGGTGTGCTGGAGGACCTGATCAACCACATGACCGATTATGATACCAAAACCAGGGAGAACCTCCTGCTGCAGCGCAGCAAGCTGTTCACCGACCTGCTGCACAGTGAGCGGCTGGATCAGGCGACCCGGCGGCTGGAGGAGCTGTCCCCGCTGACCGGGGCCAATGCCTCCTCCCGCTTCATGGTGATGCTGGCGGAGATCAACCGCTATGAGCAGGTATTCGGGGACCGCTATACCCGGGGAGACCAGAATACGCTCAAGTTCGCGCTGATGAATGTGTTCCAGGAGCTGGCGCGGAATGCGGAGCTGCAGGCCTGGGCCGAGTGGGTGGGGACCGAACGGGCGGCGATTCTTTTCCTCGCTACAGGCAGTGATAAAGAGATGGAAGCCAAAATCCGCAGCTTCGCGGAGGACTGCCGCTCCTGGGTCGAGCAGAATCTGCGGATCACGCTGAGCTTCGGCATCGGCCCGGCCGCCGCAGGCCCGGAGCTGATCCGCGAATCCTATGCCGCAGCCGAATATGTCATGCAGCATAAGCTGCTGATTCATGAGGATGTTGTCTGGGCGGAATCCCGCGAGACCCGCCAGCCGCTGCTGGAGACGTACAAATACCTCCAGATGATCGCTGAATTCGTGAAGCAGTTCCGCACCTCCAGCAGTCAATGGAGGGAGCAGCTGGAGCAGATTTTTGCGGTGTTCGAGCAGGATTTCCTGAAGGATGAAGAGATCTATTCCTTAATCCAGGCCTTACTGCAGATGCTGAGCCGGGAGGTGGCCGTGATGTCCGAGCAGCTCCAGGATGAGCTGTCGGCGGAGAAAGCGCTGATCCGGCTGAAGCCGCTGGAGGAGGCCGAATCGATCGGTGAGGTGAAGACGATTCTGTTTGAATATGTTACCGATCTGTTCCGCACCTATGTGTCCGCCAGCGAGACCAAAAGCTACCGGGCCATGGTCAACGAGATGAAGGATTATATCGAAGAGAATTTTGCCAATCCCGATCTGTCGCTGAAGCATCTGAGTGACCGTTTCCAGATCTCCGGCAAATATGCCAGCTACCTGTTCAAGACCGAGTTCAAAATGAAGTTCGTGGATTTCCTCACCGAGCTGCGGATGAAGGAAGCGCAGCAGCTGCTGGAGGAGACGGATTATCCGCTGCAGGATATTGCGCTTCAGGTAGGGTATGCCAATGCCATTTCGTTCGGCAGGGTGTTCAAGCGGATTGCCGGCATCACGCCGGGCGACTACCGTACCGCCAAACGCCGCGAGGCCGCCGCTAAATCAGAAGCACAGGAATAGATGGAGCCGCCGCATAAAAGGAATTCAGTTTATCAGGCCGTACCGCCCGCCGCTGCCCTCACCAAGAGGCTGCGGAGCGCGATGCGGCCTGTTTTTTTGCTGATATGAAAGCGGTTTATTCTACGAAAATGGTTGGTCCGATAAACCGGATGTCCGAATTCAGGCCGGTTTGCCCATCCGAAACAGGTTTATTGTCAGCGCTATGAGTCGTATGGAATACTGTGGTCATCCCGGAACAACAAGCGGCCTTGAACACTGGGGCCGGCGCATACATGAAGGCGCATACATGAACCGGGACGCTGCAAAGGTACGGGCACACGGAAAGCTCGGGGGTATCATGAAGTCACCATTATAGCCTGCACAGGCGAAGGAGATGGAACAATGACAATGAACGCGAAACAGGGAGTTCTGAAGAAAGCAATGGCAATCGGCTTAACCACAGCAATGGGTGCGGCGCTGCTGGCCGGCTGTTCCTCGGACGGCAAGAACAGCGAAGCCGGAGGATCAGCAGAACCCGGGAAGAACGCCGAACGCGTCACCCTGAAGGTGGAGATCTTCGACCGCGGTAAAACTCCGAAGCAATATACCATTACTAATAACTTTATGTCGCAGATGATTCAGAAGAATTTCGGTGATCCGAATAATATCGATGTAGAATTCGTTCCGGTACAGCGTTCGGAGGAAGTGACCAAGCTGAACGTGCTGATGGCCAGCAATACGGATGTGCCGGATATTGTCTTCACTTATGATTCCAGTGTCTTCTACCGTTACGCCCAGCAGGGCGGGTTGACCGATGTGGGGGCCTTACTGGATGAGCATGGCCAGACGCTGAAGAAATTCATCGGCGATGAGACAATGGCCTTCGGCCAGCTCGACGGCAAGCAGTTCGCGATCCCGGGTAAACGGGCGATTACAGGCCGCTACGCTTCTTACATCCGCCAGGACTGGCTGGATAAGCTGGGTCTGCCGGTGCCGAAGAACACGGATGAGCTGTACACCACTTTGAAAGCGTTTAAGGAGAAGGACCCGGGCGGTCTCGGCAGCAAGAATATCCCGATGGGTATGTCGCTCGGCTCGGCGCA
This region of Paenibacillus sp. FSL K6-1096 genomic DNA includes:
- the iolD gene encoding 3D-(3,5/4)-trihydroxycyclohexane-1,2-dione acylhydrolase (decyclizing) gives rise to the protein MERIRLTTAQALVKFLDQQYVDFGGGPERFVHGVFTVFGHGNVLGLGQALQEAPGELTVYQGRNEQGMVHAAAAFAKQSRRRKIMACTASVGPGSANMLTAAATATANQLPVLLLPGDTFATRQPDPVLQQMEHTHNLSITVNDAFKAVSKYWDRVTRPEQLMSAMLNAMRVLTDPGDTGAVTIALPQDVQGEAWDYPADFFRKRIHRVIPRLPHPQEIAAAAELIAGKQRPLLICGGGVRYGDAGAALRAFAEKFAIPFGETQAGKSAVASSFEYNLGGIGVTGNGCANALAQEADLVIGVGTRFTDFTTASKSLFSHPEVEFLTLNASPYHAAKLDALAVVCDAAEGLNALAAALEERGYRSAYGTDIAEAKQAWAVERERLAGVEYPGDTGSNGVFTPEVDGHLDEKLPEYAETLGTSLTQTQVLGIINEVIPQDAIVIGAAGSLPGDMQRMWQAEVPDTYHMEYGFSCMGYEIAGALGIKLAEPEREVYALVGDGSYQMLHSELVTSLQEQRKINVLLLDNAGFGCINNLQMEQGMDSMATEFRYRGADGQLSGDLMRIDYAASAAGYGVQTFRASTAGELRQALAAARESERSTLIDIKVLPKTMTHGYGAWWNVGVAEVSGQEAVQAAYSRKRSGLERARSY
- the iolE gene encoding myo-inosose-2 dehydratase; translation: MFRDNAVQLAIAPIAWTNDDMPELGGGNTFEQCISEMALAGYEGSEVGNKYPRSPEVLHRALALRGLRIASAWFSAHLTVRPYEETAEAFCAHRDFLHEMGAKVIVVSEQGRSIQGQMDTPLFAHKPVFTEEEWGALAVGLGGLGRLAAEKGMTLVYHHHMGTGVQTAAEIARLMALTDPGEVSLLYDTGHLVFSGENPLEVLRQHLPRIRHVHLKDIRPEVVERVKAEGLSFLQAVKAGAFTVPGDGCIGFGEIFAELAASPYTGWFVVEAEQDPALADPLEYAIKARSYIRELSGL
- a CDS encoding AraC family transcriptional regulator; protein product: MFRTWYRRLLLSYFPIFLLTVTILIFASFVFINDISRMETKKADRISASYVRDSVDRTIKEAELSVLEAVERSEVYKRYFNTQSQPDQATVYAVAQSLRNLIQESSYIQSVYLYDRVNGSVLTETGRKELEGFTDEDWIRAMTASGRVPEGWQPVRDYRSDLFQQTPIRVLTTNKAMPLPFGSGGVLVINIKMSALEQLIDSMVNQQLSFMTVLDSKGNTIYQAHSDADGAAHGKLLNTLHLERNGWTFESGIKGGNLFSWVSVISYLWVAIAVGTVVCAILYLVYVTRRNYKPIQVIMNRIEGHHIRKLDHSTDRPDEMMLIDGVLEDLINHMTDYDTKTRENLLLQRSKLFTDLLHSERLDQATRRLEELSPLTGANASSRFMVMLAEINRYEQVFGDRYTRGDQNTLKFALMNVFQELARNAELQAWAEWVGTERAAILFLATGSDKEMEAKIRSFAEDCRSWVEQNLRITLSFGIGPAAAGPELIRESYAAAEYVMQHKLLIHEDVVWAESRETRQPLLETYKYLQMIAEFVKQFRTSSSQWREQLEQIFAVFEQDFLKDEEIYSLIQALLQMLSREVAVMSEQLQDELSAEKALIRLKPLEEAESIGEVKTILFEYVTDLFRTYVSASETKSYRAMVNEMKDYIEENFANPDLSLKHLSDRFQISGKYASYLFKTEFKMKFVDFLTELRMKEAQQLLEETDYPLQDIALQVGYANAISFGRVFKRIAGITPGDYRTAKRREAAAKSEAQE